Proteins encoded in a region of the Phoenix dactylifera cultivar Barhee BC4 chromosome 3, palm_55x_up_171113_PBpolish2nd_filt_p, whole genome shotgun sequence genome:
- the LOC103709860 gene encoding probable serine/threonine-protein kinase PBL25 gives MSCFSCFNAPAVDDAGERRVSRKILEAGKRPAPVAVAPTRVSETSPKPENLPQKTSTGNAAEAAPKKETGNGNIASQTFTFRELATATRNFRADCLLGEGGFGRVYKGHLEKTNQLVAVKQLDRNSLQGNKEFLVEVLMLSLLHHQNLVNLIGYCADGDQRLLVYEYMPLGSLEDHLLEIPPDQKPLSWYTRMNIAYGAAKGLEYLHEKASPPVIYRDLKSSNILLDESYHPKLSDFGLAKVGPVGDKLHVSSRVMGTYGYCAPEYARTGQLTLKSDVYSFGVVLLELITGRRVIDTTKDKDEQNLVAWAQPIFKDQKRYAELADLLLQGDYSERGLNQAVAVAAMCLQEEAEVRPFMADVVVALSFLTGEPAAYEESCSQSSQSTPREEDIEPDEHGLQDLSAFDRQRAVAEAIRWGSNSRQPGGLASNCWFVVI, from the exons ATGAGCTGCTTTTCTTGTTTTAACGCGCCGGCGGTCGACGACGCCGGCGAGAGGAGGGTATCAAGAAAGATTCTGGAGGCAGGGAAGAGGCCGGCTCCTGTGGCAGTTGCTCCGACGAGGGTCAGCGAGACATCCCCAAAGCCCG AAAATCTCCCTCAGAAGACCTCAACAGGGAATGCAGCTGAAGCAGCACCTAAAAAGGAAACCGGAAATGGAAATATTGCTTCGCAAACATTTACATTCCGCGAGCTAGCTACAGCTACCAGGAATTTCCGTGCTGACTGCCTGCTAGGAGAAGGGGGCTTTGGTAGAGTTTATAAGGGACATCTTGAGAAAACTAACCAG CTTGTGGCTGTTAAGCAACTAGACAGGAATAGTTTGCAAGGCAACAAAGAGTTTCTTGTGGAGGTCTTGATGCTCAGTCTCCTCCATCATCAAAATCTGGTCAATCTTATCGGGTATTGCGCTGATGGAGATCAGAGACTGTTGGTGTATGAGTATATGCCCTTAGGTTCCCTGGAAGACCATCTGCTTG AGATCCCTCCTGATCAGAAACCACTAAGCTGGTATACTAGAATGAATATAGCTTACGGCGCTGCTAAAGGTCTAGAATACTTGCATGAGAAGGCCAGCCCACCTGTGATCTATCGCGATCTAAAATCATCCAATATCTTACTTGATGAAAGTTATCATCCAAAGCTTTCTGATTTTGGACTAGCCAAAGTTGGCCCAGTAGGAGATAAACTGCATGTCTCGTCGAGGGTGATGGGCACATATGGCTACTGTGCACCAGAGTATGCAAGAACAGGTCAGCTCACTTTGAAGTCGGATGTATACAGTTTTGGAGTCGTTTTATTGGAGCTAATCACAGGGAGAAGAGTCATTGATACAACCAAGGATAAGGACGAACAGAATCTGGTCGCTTGG GCACAGCCCATATTCAAAGACCAGAAGCGGTATGCAGAGCTTGCCGACCTGCTTCTCCAAGGGGACTACTCTGAGAGAGGCTTGAATCAAGCTGTTGCTGTGGCTGCCATGTGCCTGCAAGAGGAAGCTGAAGTCCGGCCATTCATGGCTGATGTTGTTGTGGCCTTAAGCTTCCTCACTGGAGAACCGGCTGCTTATGAAGAGAGCTGTTCTCAATCCTCCCAATCCACACCAAGGGAAGAAGATATCGAACCAGATGAACACGGCTTGCAGGATTTGAGTGCTTTCGATCGGCAGCGTGCGGTGGCAGAGGCCATCCGATGGGGTTCGAATTCAAGACAACCAGGGGGGCTAGCATCAAACTGCTGGTTCGTTGTAATATAA
- the LOC103709830 gene encoding beta-taxilin-like isoform X5 produces the protein MSLPPVSDMESSPANRLLEADSLPDGFVESSTEPPAAPPDSKDALHGLGPSGERGDGLSLSGASETLTPESLADGLHKLTTKKSTDFLSQKDSLDHRDDSVGVEHRILMPTPDNDPSEKSKEMNSPQNEISVSSSSEESRGDCQSSGKDAKGSLELHTTNWKERSTVEYADSLKHQKDEAKRKAVKRGIKSEEESLEFTLNYQKVIAERDAAVAVRERLEPLCRELQCHNKMLMDECQRLSTEGQNMRLDLSTKFNDAIKDVSSKLEEQKNECLSQLKDNEMLRNKLKHLADQYALSEQQFAQKLKQKTPELQLADVKIRKQLEKSGQEQTQMQLYAEQIAQLMATEKSLHLQLAADGEKFQQFQAWTFYVTQISSRNSNFCIDKV, from the exons ATGTCTCTTCCGCCGGTGTCCGACATGGAGAGCTCTCCCGCGAACCGACTCCTAGAAGCGGACTCGCTGCCCGACGGCTTCGTCGAGAGCTCCACCGAGCCCCCGGCTGCGCCGCCGGACTCCAAGGACGCGTTACACGGTCTTGGTCCCTCCGGCGAGCGGGGAGACGGATTGTCACTCTCTGGCGCGTCCGAAACCCTAACTCCCGAGAGCTTAGCGGATGGGCTGCACAAGTTGACAACGAAAAAATCTACTGATTTCTTATCGCAAAAGGACAGTCTTGATCATCGCGATGATTCAGTGGGAGTGGAACATAGGATCTTGATGCCTACACCGGACAATGATCCATCGGAGAAGTCGAAGGAGATGAATTCGCCCCAGAACGAGATCTCGGTGTCCTCGTCTTCAGAAGAAAGCCGAGGGGACTGTCAGTCCTCTGGAAAAG ATGCTAAAGGGTCCTTGGAGTTACATACCACCAATTGGAAGGAAAGATCCACTGTAGAATACGCTGATAGTTTAAAACATCAAAAG GATGAAGCAAAACGTAAAGCTGTAAAGCGTGGAATAAAGTCAGAAGAAGAGTCATTAGAGTTTACTTTGAATTATCAGAAAGTTATAGCAGAAAGAGATGCCG CTGTTGCTGTTCGAGAAAGGCTTGAGCCACTTTGTAGAGAGCTGCAGTGTCACAATAAGATGCTCATG GATGAATGCCAAAGATTATCAACGGAGGGACAGAATATGAGACTAGACTTGTCTACAAAATTTAATGATGCAATCAAG GATGTAAGTAGTAAGCTCGAGGAGCAGAAAAATGAGTGCCTTTCTCAACTCAAAGACAATGAGAT GCTGAGAAATAAGTTAAAACATCTTGCTGATCAATATGCTCTCTCTGAACAACAGTTTGCCCAAAAA TTGAAACAAAAAACCCCGGAACTTCAGCTTGCTGATGTGAAAATTCGAAAACAACTAGAGAAGTCTGGTCAAGAACAAACTCAGATGCAACTGTACGCCGAACAAATTGCACAACTTATGGCCACTGAGAAGAGTTTGCATTTACAGCTTGCAGCTGATGGAGAAAAATTTCAGCAGTTTCAG GCATGGACTTTTTATGTTACCCAAATTTCCAGCCgaaattcaaatttttgtaTTGATAAAGTTTGA
- the LOC103709830 gene encoding beta-taxilin-like isoform X4 has protein sequence MSLPPVSDMESSPANRLLEADSLPDGFVESSTEPPAAPPDSKDALHGLGPSGERGDGLSLSGASETLTPESLADGLHKLTTKKSTDFLSQKDSLDHRDDSVGVEHRILMPTPDNDPSEKSKEMNSPQNEISVSSSSEESRGDCQSSGKDAKGSLELHTTNWKERSTVEYADSLKHQKDEAKRKAVKRGIKSEEESLEFTLNYQKVIAERDAAVAVRERLEPLCRELQCHNKMLMDECQRLSTEGQNMRLDLSTKFNDAIKDVSSKLEEQKNECLSQLKDNEMLRNKLKHLADQYALSEQQFAQKLKQKTPELQLADVKIRKQLEKSGQEQTQMQLYAEQIAQLMATEKSLHLQLAADGEKFQQFQLVTRLTQSAFKNMHGKQAQCQVYGSTRILNLLLIWKIYMNTPSQLAIHYPIIAFCMDFLCYPNFQPKFKFLY, from the exons ATGTCTCTTCCGCCGGTGTCCGACATGGAGAGCTCTCCCGCGAACCGACTCCTAGAAGCGGACTCGCTGCCCGACGGCTTCGTCGAGAGCTCCACCGAGCCCCCGGCTGCGCCGCCGGACTCCAAGGACGCGTTACACGGTCTTGGTCCCTCCGGCGAGCGGGGAGACGGATTGTCACTCTCTGGCGCGTCCGAAACCCTAACTCCCGAGAGCTTAGCGGATGGGCTGCACAAGTTGACAACGAAAAAATCTACTGATTTCTTATCGCAAAAGGACAGTCTTGATCATCGCGATGATTCAGTGGGAGTGGAACATAGGATCTTGATGCCTACACCGGACAATGATCCATCGGAGAAGTCGAAGGAGATGAATTCGCCCCAGAACGAGATCTCGGTGTCCTCGTCTTCAGAAGAAAGCCGAGGGGACTGTCAGTCCTCTGGAAAAG ATGCTAAAGGGTCCTTGGAGTTACATACCACCAATTGGAAGGAAAGATCCACTGTAGAATACGCTGATAGTTTAAAACATCAAAAG GATGAAGCAAAACGTAAAGCTGTAAAGCGTGGAATAAAGTCAGAAGAAGAGTCATTAGAGTTTACTTTGAATTATCAGAAAGTTATAGCAGAAAGAGATGCCG CTGTTGCTGTTCGAGAAAGGCTTGAGCCACTTTGTAGAGAGCTGCAGTGTCACAATAAGATGCTCATG GATGAATGCCAAAGATTATCAACGGAGGGACAGAATATGAGACTAGACTTGTCTACAAAATTTAATGATGCAATCAAG GATGTAAGTAGTAAGCTCGAGGAGCAGAAAAATGAGTGCCTTTCTCAACTCAAAGACAATGAGAT GCTGAGAAATAAGTTAAAACATCTTGCTGATCAATATGCTCTCTCTGAACAACAGTTTGCCCAAAAA TTGAAACAAAAAACCCCGGAACTTCAGCTTGCTGATGTGAAAATTCGAAAACAACTAGAGAAGTCTGGTCAAGAACAAACTCAGATGCAACTGTACGCCGAACAAATTGCACAACTTATGGCCACTGAGAAGAGTTTGCATTTACAGCTTGCAGCTGATGGAGAAAAATTTCAGCAGTTTCAG CTTGTTACACGGTTGACTCAATCAGCTTTTAAGAATATGCATGGCAAACAAGCTCAATGCCAAGTCTATGGTTCCACAAGAATTTTGAACCTTCTCCTTATTTGGAAGATTTACATGAATACACCATCTCAACTAGCTATCCATTACCCTATTATTGCATTTT GCATGGACTTTTTATGTTACCCAAATTTCCAGCCgaaattcaaatttttgtaTTGA
- the LOC103709830 gene encoding beta-taxilin-like isoform X3, with protein MSLPPVSDMESSPANRLLEADSLPDGFVESSTEPPAAPPDSKDALHGLGPSGERGDGLSLSGASETLTPESLADGLHKLTTKKSTDFLSQKDSLDHRDDSVGVEHRILMPTPDNDPSEKSKEMNSPQNEISVSSSSEESRGDCQSSGKDAKGSLELHTTNWKERSTVEYADSLKHQKDEAKRKAVKRGIKSEEESLEFTLNYQKVIAERDAAVAVRERLEPLCRELQCHNKMLMDECQRLSTEGQNMRLDLSTKFNDAIKDVSSKLEEQKNECLSQLKDNEMLRNKLKHLADQYALSEQQFAQKLKQKTPELQLADVKIRKQLEKSGQEQTQMQLYAEQIAQLMATEKSLHLQLAADGEKFQQFQEALSKSNNVFEAFKQEMEEMAKLIKELEKENEFLKNKCEKSDIALVNLVEELLFPSPSTKDNLSDFALLLNCQSENL; from the exons ATGTCTCTTCCGCCGGTGTCCGACATGGAGAGCTCTCCCGCGAACCGACTCCTAGAAGCGGACTCGCTGCCCGACGGCTTCGTCGAGAGCTCCACCGAGCCCCCGGCTGCGCCGCCGGACTCCAAGGACGCGTTACACGGTCTTGGTCCCTCCGGCGAGCGGGGAGACGGATTGTCACTCTCTGGCGCGTCCGAAACCCTAACTCCCGAGAGCTTAGCGGATGGGCTGCACAAGTTGACAACGAAAAAATCTACTGATTTCTTATCGCAAAAGGACAGTCTTGATCATCGCGATGATTCAGTGGGAGTGGAACATAGGATCTTGATGCCTACACCGGACAATGATCCATCGGAGAAGTCGAAGGAGATGAATTCGCCCCAGAACGAGATCTCGGTGTCCTCGTCTTCAGAAGAAAGCCGAGGGGACTGTCAGTCCTCTGGAAAAG ATGCTAAAGGGTCCTTGGAGTTACATACCACCAATTGGAAGGAAAGATCCACTGTAGAATACGCTGATAGTTTAAAACATCAAAAG GATGAAGCAAAACGTAAAGCTGTAAAGCGTGGAATAAAGTCAGAAGAAGAGTCATTAGAGTTTACTTTGAATTATCAGAAAGTTATAGCAGAAAGAGATGCCG CTGTTGCTGTTCGAGAAAGGCTTGAGCCACTTTGTAGAGAGCTGCAGTGTCACAATAAGATGCTCATG GATGAATGCCAAAGATTATCAACGGAGGGACAGAATATGAGACTAGACTTGTCTACAAAATTTAATGATGCAATCAAG GATGTAAGTAGTAAGCTCGAGGAGCAGAAAAATGAGTGCCTTTCTCAACTCAAAGACAATGAGAT GCTGAGAAATAAGTTAAAACATCTTGCTGATCAATATGCTCTCTCTGAACAACAGTTTGCCCAAAAA TTGAAACAAAAAACCCCGGAACTTCAGCTTGCTGATGTGAAAATTCGAAAACAACTAGAGAAGTCTGGTCAAGAACAAACTCAGATGCAACTGTACGCCGAACAAATTGCACAACTTATGGCCACTGAGAAGAGTTTGCATTTACAGCTTGCAGCTGATGGAGAAAAATTTCAGCAGTTTCAG GAAGCTTTGTCAAAAAGCAACAATGTCTTTGAAGCATTTAAGCAGGAGATGGAAGAG ATGGCAAAATTGATAAAAGAACTTGAGAAGGAAAATGAATTTTTAAAGAACAAGTGTGAGAAGTCAGATATTGCCCTTGTGAACCTTGTTGAGGAG